In the Halichoerus grypus chromosome 4, mHalGry1.hap1.1, whole genome shotgun sequence genome, one interval contains:
- the PROSER1 gene encoding proline and serine-rich protein 1 isoform X2 produces the protein MDKKSFETVLDEIRKVVDLLRYFSWAEPQLKAMKALQHKMVAVHPAEVVNILNCFTFSKDKLVALELLASNIVDAQNSRPIEDLFRINMSEKKRCKRVLEQAFKGGCKAPHAMISSCGTIPGNPYPKGKPSRINGIFPGTPLKKDGEECTNEGKGIAARILGPSKPPPSTYNPHKPVPYPIPPCRPHATIAPSAYNNAGLVPLANVIAPGVPPPPPYTPNPVGTENEDLSNQSKPTQNQTFSTPASQLFSPHGSNPSTPAVTPVPTASPVKAVNHPSASVTATVSGLNMVNTVLPVFPGQVSSAIHTPQPSTPNPTVIRTPSLPAAPVTSAHSTTSAPVPSVFSGLVPLPGPSAPPVPALQATSTPRAAPASNETFAPTSAAFTGLPFSATSTAASANNVNSASLSSVFAGLPLPLTPSSQGVTNPAPSVIAGGSAPSVACPLGVNNPLLSALKGFLTSNDTSLIGSSALSSAVTSGLASLSSLTNQSSDSPASGSNKCYAPPAMPGPPRASTPGLAVFPSLPASVANSASTPSTLPTPSPLVTPTSCAAAGPVSCGSSAVLLQGPHATNSELHIASAPAVTTGPVLIKTEPTSPTPSAFKGPAPSANPSPGALGLSGTLGRTYTSASVPITLSTCLNPALSGLSSLTTPLNVSNPLSSIALPPHASSAPITPVFTALPPFTSLTNNFPLSGNPPLNPSAALPGSLIAATSSAAVTSTPVPPPSSTAAVLSGLSASAPVSGSAAPFPLNLSTAVPSLFSVTQGPLPSSNPSYPGFSVSNTPSVAPALPSFPGLQPPATVAAVPALPVAATTPSPAPVLPGFASAFSSNFNSALVAQAGLSSGLQAAGSSVFPGLLSLPGIPGFSQNPSQSSLQELQHNAAAQSALLQQVHSASALESYSAQPDGFPSYPSTPGTPFSLQPGLSQSGWQ, from the exons ATGGACAAAAAGTCCTTTGAAACGGTGTTGGATGAAATTAGAAAG GTGGTTGATTTACTGAGATACTTCTCTTGGGCTGAGCCTCAGTTAAAGGCAATGAAAGCATTACAGCAT aaAATGGTGGCTGTTCACCCAGCAGAAGTGGTCAATATACTCAATTGTTTCACCTTCAGTAAAGACAAGCTAGTTGCTCTTGAACTGTTAGCTTC AAACATTGTTGATGCACAGAATTCTCGTCCCATCGAAGATTTATTCAGGATAAATATGTCTGAGAAGAAACGGTGCAAGAGAGTACTTGAACAG GCTTTCAAGGGGGGCTGCAAAGCTCCTCATGCTATGATATCTTCTTGTGGAACGATCCCAGGAAATCCGTATCCCAAAGGAAAACCTAGTCGCATAAATGGAATTTTCCCA ggAACCCCCTTGAAAAAAGATGGTGAAGAATGTACTAATGAAGGCAAAGGAATAGCTGCGCGGATTCTTGGACCATCCAAACCG CCTCCTTCAACGTACAATCCACATAAGCCTGTTCCTTACCCAATACCTCCATGCCGGCCACACGCAACCATTGCACCAA gtgcTTATAACAATGCAGGTCTCGTACCATTAGCCAACGTCATAGCTCCGGGTGTACCCCCTCCACCTCCATATACTCCTAATCCAGTAGGAACAG aaAATGAAGACCTTTCCAATCAGTCAAAACCTACACAGAATCAAA CATTTTCTACCCCAGCAAGTCAGCTCTTCTCTCCTCATGGTTCCAATCCTTCAACACCTGCTGTGACGCCCGTCCCTACCGCATCCCCGGTCAAGGCAGTAAACCATCCATCAGCATCAGTAACTGCTACCGTATCCGGGCTGAACATGGTGAATACTGTCCTGCCGGTGTTCCCAGGGCAGGTCTCCTCGGCCATTCATACGCCTCAGCCATCAACGCCGAATCCAACGGTTATCAGAACCCCTTCCTTGCCTGCCGCGCCTGTTACTTCTGCCCACAGTACAACATCAGCTCCTGTCCCGTCGGTTTTTTCTGGCCTGGTTCCCCTGCCAGGTCCTTCCGCTCCTCCTGTCCCGGCCCTTCAGGCGACATCCACACCTCGGGCCGCTCCTGCTTCCAATGAAACATTTGCTCCGACTTCCGCCGCTTTCACTGGCCTCCCCTTTTCTGCCACCTCTACTGCTGCTTCTGCCAACAATGTCAATTCTGCTTCACTGTCATCAGTGTTTGCAGGTCTGCCCTTGCCCCTAACGCCGTCATCCCAAGGTGTGACCAACCCGGCACCCTCTGTCATTGCCGGGGGCTCTGCTCCCAGTGTGGCCTGCCCACTCGGTGTAAATAATCCTCTTCTGTCTGCTTTAAAAGGCTTTCTGACATCAAATGATACCAGCTTAATCGGCTCATCTGCTCTGTCCTCTGCTGTTACAAGCGGGCTGGCTTCACTGTCTTCTCTTACTAATCAGAGCTCTGATTCGCCGGCCTCGGGCTCTAACAAGTGCTATGCCCCGCCGGCCATGCCCGGCCCGCCGAGGGCTTCCACCCCCGGGCTGGCCGTGTTCCCGAGCCTGCCCGCCTCCGTGGCGAACTCCGCTTCCACCCCGTCGACTTTGCCCACCCCTTCTCCGCTGGTGACGCCTACGTCGTGTGCCGCTGCAGGGCCGGTCAGCTGTGGCTCCTCCGCGGTCCTCCTGCAGGGCCCCCACGCGACTAACTCGGAGCTGCACATTGCGTCCGCGCCCGCTGTCACCACCGGCCCTGTGCTGATCAAAACTGAGCCCACGAGCCCCACTCCCTCCGCCTTCAAAGGCCCCGCTCCTTCCGCGAATCCCTCTCCTGGCGCTTTAGGTCTGTCAGGGACGTTGGGCCGCACGTACACGTCAGCTTCGGTGCCCATCACTTTGTCGACTTGCCTTAATCCTGCACTGTCCGGCCTCTCCAGTCTGACGACTCCCCTGAATGTGTCCAACCCCCTTTCCTCCATCGCCCTGCCGCCGCACGCTTCCTCCGCCCCCATCACTCCGGTGTTCACTGCTCTGCCTCCTTTTACTTCTTTGACCAATAATTTCCCTTTAAGCGGCAACCCGCCTCTTAACCCGTCAGCGGCTCTGCCAGGGTCGTTAATAGCAGCCACCTCGTCTGCCGCGGTCACGTCCACACCCGTCCCTCCTCCGAGTTCCACCGCGGCCGTGCTCTCGGGGCTCTCGGCCTCGGCACCGGTCTCCGGCTCGGCGGCACCTTTCCCCCTCAACCTGTCCACCGCcgtcccttccctcttctccgTCACGCAGGGACCCCTGCCCTCTTCAAACCCCTCCTACCCCGGCTTTTCCGTCTCCAACACGCCCAGCGTCGCCCCCGCCCTGCCCTCGTTCCCGGGGCTGCAGCCGCCGGCCACGGTGGCGGCGGTCCCAGCGCTGCCCGTCGCAGCCACGACCCCATCGCCAGCTCCCGTCCTCCCGGGATTCGCTTCCGCCTTCAGCTCCAATTTCAACTCTGCTCTCGTTGCACAAGCCGG CTTATCATCTGGCCTTCAAGCTGCAGGCAGTTCTGTTTTTCCAGGCCTTTTGTCCCTCCCGGGTATCCCAGGGTTCTCCCAGAACCCTTCACAGTCCTCCTTGCAAGAATTACAGCATAATGCCGCTGCGCAGTCGGCCTTGTTACAGCAG GTCCACTCAGCTTCAGCTTTGGAAAGCTATTCAGCTCAGCCAGATGGGTTTCCTAGTTACCCTTCCACACCAGGAACGCCGTTTTCGTTGCAACCAGGCTTGTCCCAAAGTGGGTGGCAGTGa
- the PROSER1 gene encoding proline and serine-rich protein 1 isoform X1, which produces MDKKSFETVLDEIRKAVLTEYKLKAIEYVHGYFSSEQVVDLLRYFSWAEPQLKAMKALQHKMVAVHPAEVVNILNCFTFSKDKLVALELLASNIVDAQNSRPIEDLFRINMSEKKRCKRVLEQAFKGGCKAPHAMISSCGTIPGNPYPKGKPSRINGIFPGTPLKKDGEECTNEGKGIAARILGPSKPPPSTYNPHKPVPYPIPPCRPHATIAPSAYNNAGLVPLANVIAPGVPPPPPYTPNPVGTENEDLSNQSKPTQNQTFSTPASQLFSPHGSNPSTPAVTPVPTASPVKAVNHPSASVTATVSGLNMVNTVLPVFPGQVSSAIHTPQPSTPNPTVIRTPSLPAAPVTSAHSTTSAPVPSVFSGLVPLPGPSAPPVPALQATSTPRAAPASNETFAPTSAAFTGLPFSATSTAASANNVNSASLSSVFAGLPLPLTPSSQGVTNPAPSVIAGGSAPSVACPLGVNNPLLSALKGFLTSNDTSLIGSSALSSAVTSGLASLSSLTNQSSDSPASGSNKCYAPPAMPGPPRASTPGLAVFPSLPASVANSASTPSTLPTPSPLVTPTSCAAAGPVSCGSSAVLLQGPHATNSELHIASAPAVTTGPVLIKTEPTSPTPSAFKGPAPSANPSPGALGLSGTLGRTYTSASVPITLSTCLNPALSGLSSLTTPLNVSNPLSSIALPPHASSAPITPVFTALPPFTSLTNNFPLSGNPPLNPSAALPGSLIAATSSAAVTSTPVPPPSSTAAVLSGLSASAPVSGSAAPFPLNLSTAVPSLFSVTQGPLPSSNPSYPGFSVSNTPSVAPALPSFPGLQPPATVAAVPALPVAATTPSPAPVLPGFASAFSSNFNSALVAQAGLSSGLQAAGSSVFPGLLSLPGIPGFSQNPSQSSLQELQHNAAAQSALLQQVHSASALESYSAQPDGFPSYPSTPGTPFSLQPGLSQSGWQ; this is translated from the exons ATGGACAAAAAGTCCTTTGAAACGGTGTTGGATGAAATTAGAAAG gCTGTTCTGACAGAGTACAAATTAAAAGCAATTGAGTATGTGCATGGATATTTCTCTAGTGAACAG GTGGTTGATTTACTGAGATACTTCTCTTGGGCTGAGCCTCAGTTAAAGGCAATGAAAGCATTACAGCAT aaAATGGTGGCTGTTCACCCAGCAGAAGTGGTCAATATACTCAATTGTTTCACCTTCAGTAAAGACAAGCTAGTTGCTCTTGAACTGTTAGCTTC AAACATTGTTGATGCACAGAATTCTCGTCCCATCGAAGATTTATTCAGGATAAATATGTCTGAGAAGAAACGGTGCAAGAGAGTACTTGAACAG GCTTTCAAGGGGGGCTGCAAAGCTCCTCATGCTATGATATCTTCTTGTGGAACGATCCCAGGAAATCCGTATCCCAAAGGAAAACCTAGTCGCATAAATGGAATTTTCCCA ggAACCCCCTTGAAAAAAGATGGTGAAGAATGTACTAATGAAGGCAAAGGAATAGCTGCGCGGATTCTTGGACCATCCAAACCG CCTCCTTCAACGTACAATCCACATAAGCCTGTTCCTTACCCAATACCTCCATGCCGGCCACACGCAACCATTGCACCAA gtgcTTATAACAATGCAGGTCTCGTACCATTAGCCAACGTCATAGCTCCGGGTGTACCCCCTCCACCTCCATATACTCCTAATCCAGTAGGAACAG aaAATGAAGACCTTTCCAATCAGTCAAAACCTACACAGAATCAAA CATTTTCTACCCCAGCAAGTCAGCTCTTCTCTCCTCATGGTTCCAATCCTTCAACACCTGCTGTGACGCCCGTCCCTACCGCATCCCCGGTCAAGGCAGTAAACCATCCATCAGCATCAGTAACTGCTACCGTATCCGGGCTGAACATGGTGAATACTGTCCTGCCGGTGTTCCCAGGGCAGGTCTCCTCGGCCATTCATACGCCTCAGCCATCAACGCCGAATCCAACGGTTATCAGAACCCCTTCCTTGCCTGCCGCGCCTGTTACTTCTGCCCACAGTACAACATCAGCTCCTGTCCCGTCGGTTTTTTCTGGCCTGGTTCCCCTGCCAGGTCCTTCCGCTCCTCCTGTCCCGGCCCTTCAGGCGACATCCACACCTCGGGCCGCTCCTGCTTCCAATGAAACATTTGCTCCGACTTCCGCCGCTTTCACTGGCCTCCCCTTTTCTGCCACCTCTACTGCTGCTTCTGCCAACAATGTCAATTCTGCTTCACTGTCATCAGTGTTTGCAGGTCTGCCCTTGCCCCTAACGCCGTCATCCCAAGGTGTGACCAACCCGGCACCCTCTGTCATTGCCGGGGGCTCTGCTCCCAGTGTGGCCTGCCCACTCGGTGTAAATAATCCTCTTCTGTCTGCTTTAAAAGGCTTTCTGACATCAAATGATACCAGCTTAATCGGCTCATCTGCTCTGTCCTCTGCTGTTACAAGCGGGCTGGCTTCACTGTCTTCTCTTACTAATCAGAGCTCTGATTCGCCGGCCTCGGGCTCTAACAAGTGCTATGCCCCGCCGGCCATGCCCGGCCCGCCGAGGGCTTCCACCCCCGGGCTGGCCGTGTTCCCGAGCCTGCCCGCCTCCGTGGCGAACTCCGCTTCCACCCCGTCGACTTTGCCCACCCCTTCTCCGCTGGTGACGCCTACGTCGTGTGCCGCTGCAGGGCCGGTCAGCTGTGGCTCCTCCGCGGTCCTCCTGCAGGGCCCCCACGCGACTAACTCGGAGCTGCACATTGCGTCCGCGCCCGCTGTCACCACCGGCCCTGTGCTGATCAAAACTGAGCCCACGAGCCCCACTCCCTCCGCCTTCAAAGGCCCCGCTCCTTCCGCGAATCCCTCTCCTGGCGCTTTAGGTCTGTCAGGGACGTTGGGCCGCACGTACACGTCAGCTTCGGTGCCCATCACTTTGTCGACTTGCCTTAATCCTGCACTGTCCGGCCTCTCCAGTCTGACGACTCCCCTGAATGTGTCCAACCCCCTTTCCTCCATCGCCCTGCCGCCGCACGCTTCCTCCGCCCCCATCACTCCGGTGTTCACTGCTCTGCCTCCTTTTACTTCTTTGACCAATAATTTCCCTTTAAGCGGCAACCCGCCTCTTAACCCGTCAGCGGCTCTGCCAGGGTCGTTAATAGCAGCCACCTCGTCTGCCGCGGTCACGTCCACACCCGTCCCTCCTCCGAGTTCCACCGCGGCCGTGCTCTCGGGGCTCTCGGCCTCGGCACCGGTCTCCGGCTCGGCGGCACCTTTCCCCCTCAACCTGTCCACCGCcgtcccttccctcttctccgTCACGCAGGGACCCCTGCCCTCTTCAAACCCCTCCTACCCCGGCTTTTCCGTCTCCAACACGCCCAGCGTCGCCCCCGCCCTGCCCTCGTTCCCGGGGCTGCAGCCGCCGGCCACGGTGGCGGCGGTCCCAGCGCTGCCCGTCGCAGCCACGACCCCATCGCCAGCTCCCGTCCTCCCGGGATTCGCTTCCGCCTTCAGCTCCAATTTCAACTCTGCTCTCGTTGCACAAGCCGG CTTATCATCTGGCCTTCAAGCTGCAGGCAGTTCTGTTTTTCCAGGCCTTTTGTCCCTCCCGGGTATCCCAGGGTTCTCCCAGAACCCTTCACAGTCCTCCTTGCAAGAATTACAGCATAATGCCGCTGCGCAGTCGGCCTTGTTACAGCAG GTCCACTCAGCTTCAGCTTTGGAAAGCTATTCAGCTCAGCCAGATGGGTTTCCTAGTTACCCTTCCACACCAGGAACGCCGTTTTCGTTGCAACCAGGCTTGTCCCAAAGTGGGTGGCAGTGa